A single genomic interval of Sceloporus undulatus isolate JIND9_A2432 ecotype Alabama chromosome 2, SceUnd_v1.1, whole genome shotgun sequence harbors:
- the ACTL7A gene encoding actin-like protein 7A yields the protein MSSRGSSSSVSAPSKRGTVARSSTKHREEKESAPRRIVKETRAVVIDIGTGYCKCGFAGEPKPAHVVSSTVGKHFQETAKTGDNRKETFVGKELQDATIPLKLVNPLRHGIIVDWDSIQDVWEYLFHKEMRIRPEEHAVLVSDPPLSPTTNREKYAEMLFETFGTPAMHIAYQSRLSMYSYGKTSGLVVESGHGVSYVVPIYEGYTMPSITERVDYAGWDVTQYLMKLLNESVKLFTEKHWHVLEDIKENYCFTSLDFPQDSSLPSRKHEIEYELPDGQTIILGKERFMCTEMLFKPSLINSQQLGLPLLTMTSLNKCDVALKKNLMSNILLCGGCTMIKGFADRFQRELVRMCPNDNPISSASPERKTSVWTGGSILASLKAFQQLWVHRREYEERGPFYIYRKCF from the coding sequence ATGTCAAGTAGAGGAAGTTCAAGTTCTGTCTCTGCACCATCAAAGAGAGGAACAGTAGCTAGGAGCAGCACCAAGcacagagaggaaaaggaatCAGCTCCAAGGAGGATAGTGAAAGAAACTAGAGCTGTTGTCATAGATATTGGTACTGGCTACTGTAAATGTGGTTTTGCAGGAGAACCTAAGCCAGCCCATGTGGTCTCATCTACTGTAGGTAAGCATTTCCAGGAAACTGCGAAAACAGGAGATAACAGGAAGGAAACCTTTGTTGGTAAAGAACTTCAAGATGCAACAATACCCTTGAAGCTTGTCAACCCTTTGAGACATGGAATAATAGTGGACTGGGATTCCATTCAGGATGTATGGGAATATCTTTTCCATAAGGAGATGAGGATTCGGCCTGAGGAACATGCAGTTCTGGTATCAGATCCTCCACTGAGCCCTACCACCAACCGAGAAAAATATGCAGAAATGCTCTTCGAAACCTTTGGCACCCCTGCCATGCACATTGCTTACCAGTCTAGACTGTCAATGTATTCCTATGGAAAGACATCAGGTCTTGTCGTGGAGAGCGGCCATGGTGTCTCCTATGTGGTTCCTATTTATGAAGGCTATACTATGCCTAGCATTACAGAAAGGGTAGACTATGCTGGATGGGATGTCACTCAGTATTTGATGAAGCTATTAAATGAATCTGTAAAATTGTTCACAGAGAAACACTGGCATGTCTTGGAAGATATCAAAGAGAACTATTGCTTCACTTCACTGGATTTTCCACAGGACTCGTCTCTGCCTTCCAGGAAGCATGAGATTGAGTATGAACTACCTGATGGGCAGACCATCATTCTTGGCAAAGAGAGGTTCATGTGTACCGAAATGCTCTTCAAACCCTCCTTGATAAACTCCCAGCAGCTGGGGCTTCCTCTTTTGACCATGACTTCTCTGAATAAATGTGATGTCGCCCTCAAAAAGAACCTGATGAGCAACATCTTGTTGTGTGGGGGCTGTACCATGATCAAGGGCTTTGCTGACCGCTTCCAGAGAGAGCTGGTTCGAATGTGTCCAAATGATAATCCCATTTCATCCGCTTCGCCTGAAAGGAAAACATCAGTATGGACCGGAGGCTCCATCCTGGCATCCCTCAAAGCGTTCCAACAGCTCTGGGTTCACAGGAGAGAATACGAAGAACGAGGTCCTTTTTACATCTACAGGAAATGTTTCTGA